A window of the Candida orthopsilosis Co 90-125, chromosome 1 draft sequence genome harbors these coding sequences:
- a CDS encoding Ime2 serine/threonine protein kinase, which translates to MSNIALSYYNDSPPKHVTVHSYQQRYQIISNLGNGSFGTVELARIKFPKEELLCTHIHKSGTLLYPLDDSKRNTSNLVAIKTMKKKLPSLHDYAKVKEIKFISSVPSHPNLVQIFEIFIDDLDHQLHITMEALNQNLYQLIKSRKGTRFSSMTLRSILTQLLQAIKHIHHHQYFHRDVKPENILVIPTAHYYGSKESVPAYRRNDNFLIKLGDYGLARHVNTMRPYTGYVSTRWYRSPEILLRQNKYGCEIDIWAYGTVAAEIVNFAPLFPGANEMDMLCKVIQTLGSPTLPGKVDQEYCVPIGGYWPQAAILSHALGHSLPFDRGFTRAQILPDAGRELCDAIMSCLQWDPISRPTAQELACFEYFSK; encoded by the coding sequence ATGTCAAACATAGCTCTTTCGTACTACAACGATTCACCGCCAAAGCACGTCACAGTACATTCATATCAACAAAGATATCAAATAATCAGCAACCTTGGAAATGGAAGCTTCGGCACTGTTGAGCTAGCCAGGATCAAATTCCCCAAGGAAGAATTGCTCTGCACGCACATCCATAAATCAGGAACATTGTTGTATCCACTAGATGATTCTAAACGGAACACATCAAATCTTGTTGCTATCAAGACTATGAAGAAAAAGCTTCCATCTTTGCATGACTATGCTAAAGTCAAAGAAATTAAATTCATTTCAAGTGTTCCCTCGCATCCCAATTTAGTGCAGATATTTGAGATTTTCATTGACGATTTGGACCATCAATTGCATATTACCATGGAAGCGCTTAATCAGAATTTGTATCAGCTAATCAAGTCTCGGAAGGGGACCagattttcatcaatgactTTAAGGAGCATTTTGACCCAATTATTACAAGCTATTAAGCATAtccatcatcaccaatacTTTCATCGTGATGTCAAACCTGAAAATATTCTTGTTATCCCAACCGCTCACTATTATGGATCGAAAGAATCGGTGCCAGCGTACAGACGAAATGATAACTTCCTCATCAAGTTGGGGGACTATGGTTTGGCTCGTCATGTAAATACCATGAGACCGTATACAGGCTATGTGTCAACAAGGTGGTATCGATCTCCCGAAATACTATTGAGACAAAACAAGTATGGCTGTGAGATTGATATTTGGGCCTATGGAACAGTCGCTGCGGAGATTGTTAATTTCGCCCCATTGTTTCCTGGTGCTAATGAAATGGATATGCTTTGTAAAGTCATTCAAACTTTAGGGAGCCCAACACTTCCAGGAAAAGTAGACCAAGAGTACTGTGTTCCAATTGGGGGATACTGGCCACAAGCTGCAATTTTGAGTCATGCTCTTGGACATCTGTTACCATTTGACCGAGGATTTACACGTGCTCAAATTCTTCCTGATGCTGGACGTGAGTTATGCGACGCGATAATGTCATGTTTGCAATGGGACCCTATCCTGAGACCAACTGCTCAAGAGCTTGCATGTTTTGAGTATTTTTCTAAATAA
- a CDS encoding membrane transporter: protein MQSMTSSSDQGSRSKSLEVEENQIDHYDQEMHDDLDKHELNKIYRKLDFRIIPALWCLYFLTSFGSNCYGLTLTMNAEVGHSLTQSLNLSSKHTSTASALYYVGYIIFDVPMNLIMTKVSPQSWLARIVITVGLVYTCYCALDSAGGLIAVRFISGVVGAGTWPGMSYYVSLWYPNDRATRRIGYYFTAAQISAAVAGLVSAGFQKIDGNRGYYGWQWMYLTYGSITIAVGISLLWWLPDRPFNIVQQSENKIKQFYNRYFTPSHPLTATEKELHRRDIEYRYKLLKWTWRDVVAIITDLRIWPLIMMYFGVVGTGFGLAVFGSTIIKTNNPNLTSIQVSLLYAPIWLFDLGGILTITPFADKYKKFRPMIFCGACIIIIIGMVVTTFAHGPWNKYAGLLIAGYGLGPTVPICMSWSAEVFFPRYGDVGTAVSAALVSGLGNLGSVTATYALYSGWPEDKARLYRDSNMMLVLITGVSIIACGVCYLIKDKVRNVPNVDDKEQEVVEYN from the coding sequence ATGCAAAGTATGACTTCCAGTTCAGATCAAGGATCGAGGTCCAAATCACTTGAGgttgaagaaaatcaaattgatcacTATGATCAAGAGATGCATGACGATTTGGATAAACAtgaattaaacaaaatctACCGTAAGTTGGATTTCCGTATCATTCCAGCATTATGGTGTCTTTATTTCCTTACTTCATTTGGTTCAAATTGTTATGGTTTAACTTTAACCATGAATGCTGAAGTTGGTCATTCGTTAACTCAATCGTTGAATTTGAGTTCAAAACATACATCTACCGCATCAGCTTTATATTACGTTGGTTATATCATCTTTGATGTTCCTATGAATCTTATCATGACTAAAGTTAGTCCTCAATCATGGTTAGCAAGAATTGTCATTACAGTAGGATTAGTGTACACATGTTATTGTGCTTTGGATAGTGCTGGTGGTTTGATAGCTGTGAGATTCATTAGTGGTGTAGTTGGTGCTGGTACATGGCCAGGGATGAGTTACTATGTCTCACTTTGGTATCCTAATGACAGAGCCACAAGAAGAATTGGTTATTATTTTACTGCAGCACAAATTTCTGCTGCAGTTGCTGGGTTAGTTAGTGCGGGTTTCCAAAAGATTGATGGAAACAGAGGATATTATGGTTGGCAATGGATGTATTTGACATATGGTTCAATTACGATTGCAGTGGGAATTTCTTTACTTTGGTGGTTACCTGATAGACCATTCAatattgttcaacaatCAGAGAATAagattaaacaattttatAATCGATACTTTACCCCATCTCATCCATTGACTGCGACTGAAAAAGAGTTACATAGGAGGGACATTGAGTACAGATACAAACTACTCAAATGGACTTGGAGAGACGTTGTTGCCATTATTACTGATTTACGTATTTGGCCATTGATTATGATGtattttggtgttgttggGACAGGATTTGGTTTAGCAGTGTTTGGATCGACAATTATAAAAACAAATAACCCTAATTTGACGTCGATCCAGGTTTCGTTATTATATGCACCAATTTGGTTATTTGACTTGGGCGGTATATTGACAATTACTCCATTTGCTGATAAATATAAAAAGTTTAGACCAATGATCTTTTGTGGTGCGTGTATTATAATTATTATTGGTATGGTGGTTACAACTTTTGCTCATGGTCCATGGAATAAGTATGCTGGGTTATTAATTGCTGGTTATGGTTTGGGACCTACTGTTCCAATCTGTATGTCCTGGTCAGCTGAGGTCTTCTTCCCTAGGTATGGAGATGTTGGAACAGCAGTTAGTGCAGCCCTAGTTAGCGGGTTAGGAAATTTGGGTTCGGTAACTGCCACTTATGCCTTGTATTCTGGTTGGCCCGAAGATAAGGCTAGATTGTACCGTGACTCCAATATGATGTTGGTATTGATTACAGGAGTTAGTATCATTGCTTGTGGAGTTTGTTATTTGATTAAGGATAAAGTTAGAAATGTTCCAAACGTCGATGACAAAGAGCAAGAGGTTGTTGAGTATAATTAA
- a CDS encoding tRNA-Pro synthetase: MSLRLTLSSRCLKAHIPSKLVANVCCTSRFSTTLKLQQSDPAQKSTTPWYLRKENTSQMEQVTYDKVPELPSETPQSIKDLLKLLTEKYGLTNLKVYDLASLPSDHPKSTDEQSPERFIIIASGKSEKHIYKVSYELKQYIKHEFGYLPRIEGMTSNSISSRTHRRLAKRARQGPPATHNDFGIGANSWVRCDLGIDGVVVHILSDDRRSELNLESLYEEDGDVEAAAPEIFKRNYEDAESVFFGLRKHFHTQSKLQNVSELRSITMACVGQPSQKILESYKSDFDSKFTGSTIQEWSEKFAFYKQLYLKNPSVAALTDVEKSLLDKHSSINLLGENIHWNQEIVNDVIKYMELLLDSTEPLPAAEKLAFLSNFISCLTTFSEDEIHFFAVDKFQALLWSLTCDEYLPIDAARLHTILRTGEGLEPENRQIIQDPKAAQNVRELLRSINFSKRGAIPLWLREQMLHTYANTRNWSYFWKEWDMIQQSLSTPAEILFMQTKTILLLAMINDKIALRDFFCKFWDNSNSSSFVDQWQKNGAQLNTKQEKVALKKALSMIHQNHGSSTWFENARVFATTL; this comes from the coding sequence ATGTCCTTGAGATTGACACTATCGTCGCGATGCCTCAAGGCTCATATTCCATCGAAGCTAGTGGCTAATGTTTGCTGTACTAGTCGCTTCTCCACCACACTTAAGTTGCAGCAATCAGACCCTGCTCAAAAGAGTACAACACCGTGGTATttaagaaaagaaaatacGTCTCAAATGGAACAAGTTACCTACGATAAAGTTCCAGAATTACCCAGTGAAACCCCTCAAAGTATCAAGGATCTACTTAAGTTGCTAACTGAAAAGTACGGTCttaccaatttgaaagtttatGACTTGGCTTCCCTTCCCTCAGATCACCCCAAAAGCACAGATGAACAATCTCCTGAAAGATTCATTATCATTGCATCTGGAAAGTCGGAAAAGCATATATACAAAGTATCGTACGAACTCAAACAGTACATAAAGCACGAATTTGGATATTTGCCCCGTATTGAGGGTATGACGTCGAACTCAATAAGTTCTAGAACACACAGGAGGTTAGCTAAAAGAGCTAGACAAGGACCACCAGCAACTCATAACgattttggaattggtgcAAATTCATGGGTCAGATGCGACTTAGGCATTGACGGTGTTGTCGTGCATATCTTAAGTGATGACCGAAGATCGGAATTGAACTTGGAATCACtttatgaagaagatggaGATGTGGAAGCTGCTGCTCCAGAAATATTCAAGAGGAATTACGAAGACGCAGAAAGTGTATTTTTTGGGTTACGAAAGCATTTTCATACCCAATCTAAGCTTCAAAATGTATCGGAGTTGCGTTCGATAACCATGGCTTGTGTTGGACAACCATCGCAAAAAATACTTGAACTGTACAAAAGTGATTTTGACTCCAAGTTCACTGGTTCAACAATACAGGAATGGTCAGAAAAGTTTGCATTCTATAAACAACTTTACTTGAAAAATCCACTGGTCGCTGCGCTCACGGATGTCGAAAAGAGTCTACTCGATAAGCActcttcaatcaacttATTAGGAGAAAATATCCATTGGAATCAGGAAATAGTGAATGATGTGATAAAATATATGGAGCTTTTGTTGGATCTGACGGAGCCTTTGCCAGCGGCTGAAAAGCTTGcttttctttccaatttcatttcGTGCCTTACCACCTTTTCAGAGGATGAGATCCACTTTTTTGCCGTTGACAAGTTTCAAGCTTTATTATGGTCTTTGACTTGTGACGAGTATCTTCCTATTGACGCAGCACGCTTACATACTATCCTTCGAACAGGTGAAGGATTGGAACCAGAAAACCGCCAAATTATTCAAGACCCAAAAGCTGCGCAAAACGTGAGGGAACTTCTTAGGAGtatcaacttttccaaGCGAGGAGCTATACCACTATGGCTACGAGAACAAATGCTACATACCTATGCCAATACCAGAAATTGGAGCTACTTTTGGAAAGAATGGGATatgattcaacaaagtttaAGTACGCCTGCTGAGATTTTGTTCATGCAAACGAAAACAATACTACTTCTAGCAATGATTAATGATAAAATTGCATTACGAGACTTTTTCTGTAAATTCTGGGACAATTCAAACAGTCTGTCATTTGTGGATCAATGGCAAAAAAACGGTGCTCAACTTAATACCAAACAGGAGAAAGTTGCGTTGAAGAAGGCGTTGAGTatgattcatcaaaatcatgGATCTAGTACTTGGTTTGAAAATGCTCGCGTATTCGCTACCACCTTGTAA
- a CDS encoding transcription factor produces MSTLATNDSSTQIRTLYKEITLLKKSISEKQTAHSSKKKKKNKVSKPKNSKRSFHNPSLVQNSSAPSSHSPNRGVENGVSNAQPQQQWVVSSDGKSVISARIFRGDLNKLNESSSRLAQEEQMEKARAIAKLKKKLAKYKYKYAMCDRVLINGEKYSVVENGYMLFPLTYYKNAGDDVFWNDHWYKATKSGYYKMQGCSRKKSMEGCRYFTESGFCAKGSNCGYKHDKARIRICPFFLNGSCTNSNCLLNHNLNHHNTPLCYFKMEKRCTNSQCRYSHLAPEYSGDPNYEISICRPFAVGHWCPRGRNCPFLHVWNCPDYDEELNCPRGDTCTLRHLFTLRMQDNISTKPNVYIRDQTLVQEEEEPVPSSSKINVSSYTVDPSVLFATDTSGNYQHYIDQVLFNNKKIEPAPSTSFLIEISSDEECLSESEDESIMVKKEKDYDGNFVEFID; encoded by the exons ATGTCCACTTTAGCCACCAATGACTCCTCCACCCAGATCAGGACCTTGTACAAGGAGATCACACTACTAAAAAAACTGATAAGTGAAAAACAAACTGCACATAgttcaaaaaagaaaaagaagaataagGTAAGTAAACCCAAAAATTCCAAGCGATCCTTTCACAACCCTTCGCTTGTGCAGAATAGTAGCGCGCCAAGCTCCCATTCTCCTAATAGGGGTGTTGAAAATGGTGTATCTAATGCACAACCTCAGCAACAATGGGTTGTTTCAAGTGATGGGAAATCAGTGATTAGTGCCAGAATATTTAGGGGCgatttaaacaaattgaatgaactGTCAAGTAGATTAGCTCAAGAAGAGCAGATGGAAAAGGCAAGGGCAATTGCCAAgttaaagaagaagttaGCCAAATACAAGTACAAGTATGCCATGTGTGACCGAGTCTTGATCAATGGAGAGAAGTATTCAGTTGTGGAGAATGGCTATATGCTCTTTCCCTTGACCTATTACAAAAACGCAGGCGACGACGTTTTCTGGAATGATCATTGGTATAAGGCTACAAAGTCAGGTTACTACAAAATGCAAGGTTGCTCAAGAAA GAAACTGATGGAGGGTTGTCGCTACTTTACAGAATCAG GATTTTGTGCAAAAGGTTCAAATTGTGGATACAAGCATGACAAGGCAAGGATTCGAATATGtcctttctttttgaatggTAGTTGTACAAATAGCAACTGTTTATTAAATCATAATCTAAATCATCACAACACACCCTTGTGCTACTTTAAAATGGAGAAGCGATGTACAAATTCTCAATGCAGATATAGTCACTTGGCTCCAGAATATTCCGGAGATCCAAACTACGAGATTAGTATCTGCAGACCTTTTGCAGTCGGCCATTGGTGTCCAAGGGGTAGGAATTGTCCTTTCTTGCACGTTTGGAATTGCCCAgattatgatgaagagttgaatTGTCCTAGAGGTGACACATGTACATTGAGACATTTATTCACATTAAGGATGCAGGACAATATAAGcacaaaaccaaatgtGTATATCCGAGATCAAACTTTGGTgcaagaagaagaggagcCGGTTCCGTCCtcttcaaaaatcaatgtCAGCAGTTATACTGTTGATCCTAGTGTGTTGTTTGCCACTGACACGAGCGGGAATTATCAGCATTACATTGACCAAGTGCTATTTAACAATAAAAAGATCGAGCCCGCTCCCTCCACACTGTTTTTGATAGAAATTTCGTCCGATGAAGAATGTTTATCTGAGTCAGAAGATGAAAGTATAATGgtgaaaaaagaaaaggattATGATGGAAATTTTGTAGAGTTTATTGATTAG
- a CDS encoding Mtg1 protein (S. cerevisiae homolog MTG1 has role translation and localizes to mitochondrial inner membrane) → MFSFCNFLFFNPNKNMTKFTPRSTFPNYNIPLSNFKGHHQKALSKVGHLAPQLDLILEVRDCRAPVATTNVLFDKLLSTKRKLILYSKKDLSILKPDLLKKWHSSKNEEFMFIDCRHRGDCKRIINKMTQIYDNFDAKPPLGLRAMIIGMPNVGKSTLVNTMRQVGLGRENRDSVSTKVRKVAKTGGQPGVTRSTSEIIRLSRDPDIMVYDTPGIFLPTVKSPETMLTLGLVGCIHDSYIDPVVLADYLLFLLNLQDSSGKPYEDYMSHPTNDIYELMYNICKQRNTLKHDGSYDELGAATHWVNLWKQGKTKKYRALFDLEAIKEASESNIRDILNSERERVGLSKVHERIVDSFGDDGSSTTSNRKRTAKDREADMRNRLFKL, encoded by the coding sequence ATGTTctctttttgcaacttcttgttcttcaatCCAAACAAGAACATGACCAAATTTACACCCAGAAGCACATTTCCAAACTATAACATCCCGCTTTCCAACTTCAAGGGCCATCATCAAAAAGCTTTGTCAAAAGTGGGTCATCTAGCCCCACAGTTGGATCTAATATTAGAAGTACGAGATTGTCGAGCACCAGTAGCCACCACTAATGTGTTATTTGACAAACTACTATCAACTAAACGCAAACTAATACTATACAGTAAGAAGGATTTGTCCATATTGAAGCCTGACCTATTAAAAAAATGGCACAGCTCAAAGAATGAAGAGTTTATGTTTATCGACTGTCGCCATCGCGGTGATTGCAAGCGAATAATTAACAAGATGACTCAGATATACGACAATTTTGATGCTAAACCACCATTAGGACTAAGAGCAATGATTATCGGAATGCCGAATGTTGGAAAATCGACTTTGGTAAATACCATGCGTCAAGTTGGCTTAGGACGTGAAAACAGAGATTCTGTATCTACAAAGGTTAGAAAGGTGGCCAAAACTGGCGGACAACCCGGGGTGACGAGGTCAACTAGTGAGATAATTAGACTATCGAGAGATCCCGATATTATGGTTTACGACACTCCAGGTATATTCTTGCCAACTGTGAAAAGTCCCGAGACAATGCTAACATTGGGTTTGGTGGGCTGTATTCATGACTCGTACATAGATCCGGTGGTTTTGGCTGACTATTTGctatttttgttgaatttgcagGACAGCCTGGGAAAGCCTTATGAAGATTATATGCTGCATCCTACTAATGACATTTACGAATTGATGTATAATATTTGCAAACAAAGGAACACTTTGAAACACGATGGAAGTTATGATGAATTAGGTGCTGCGACACATTGGGTTAACCTTTGGAAACAAGGAAAGACAAAGAAGTATCGTGCATTGTTTGATCTTGAAGCCATAAAGGAAGCTAGCGAGCTGAATATTAGAGATATACTAAACTCAGAGAGAGAAAGGGTAGGTCTTTCCAAGGTTCATGAACGAATCGTTGACAGCTTTGGAGATGATGGATCATCCACAACATCGAATAGAAAGAGGACAGCAAAGGATAGGGAAGCAGATATGCGTAATAGATTATTCAAACTTTGA
- a CDS encoding Kti12 protein (protein similar to S. cerevisiae Kti12p, which associates with Elongator complex) — MPLVIFVGFPCSGKTTWATELVKELEKRINSSKQTSEPGHNYTITYHSDQTLGISHDTYEDSNKEKLARGSQISAVKRDISKNNIVILDSMAYIKGFRYQLYCESKGMATPHCVIQVTAPIEQCLEWNEKKTKGDQWDPGLMKQLSMRYEEPNSNTRWDSPLFEVLSGHPEEKLPIDDIWNALVLKNAPTPNAATTIQATSNNSFLQELDRKTHEVVSQILQQQQLTNGAVAVNEYVVEIPTGTVSTAQLQRIRRSFISLNRMRTIEVGRIVPLFVEYINRTLSNDE, encoded by the coding sequence ATGCCGTTGGTAATATTTGTAGGATTTCCTTGCTCAGGGAAAACCACGTGGGCTACTGAACTCGTAAAGGAGCTAGAAAAGAGGATCAACTCATCAAAACAAACCCTGGAGCCGGGACATAATTATACAATAACCTATCATTCTGATCAAACATTGGGAATAAGTCATGATACTTACGAAGATTCGAACAAGGAAAAATTGGCCAGAGGGTCTCAAATATCTGCAGTGAAAAGGGATATCTCAAAAAACAACATTGTCATTCTTGATTCCATGGCGTACATCAAGGGATTCCGTTATCAATTGTATTGTGAATCAAAAGGAATGGCTACACCCCATTGCGTTATCCAAGTAACAGCCCCAATTGAACAGTGTCTTGAATGGAACGAAAAAAAGACTAAAGGGGATCAATGGGATCCTGGTTTGATGAAGCAGTTGCTGATGAGGTACGAAGAACCTAATAGTAACACTAGATGGGACTCGCCATTGTTTGAGGTTTTATCGGGCCATCCTGAGGAAAAGTTGCCCATCGACGATATATGGAATGCCTTGGTTCTTAAAAATGCGCCAACTCCTAACGCAGCTACAACGATACAAGCGACCTCTAACaactcttttcttcaagaGTTGGACAGGAAAACCCACGAAGTTGTCTcacaaattcttcaacagcaacagctTACGAATGGTGCTGTGGCTGTGAATGAATACGTGGTTGAGATCCCTACAGGCACAGTCAGTACCGCTCAACTACAAAGAATAAGAAGATCCTTTATTAGTCTCAACAGAATGAGAACAATCGAAGTTGGTCGAATAGTGCCTTTGTTTGTCGAATACATAAATAGAACTCTAAGTAATGATGAGTAA
- a CDS encoding aminotransferase codes for MCITIATTSHPDYPFILLSNRDEFFKRPTKPAQFRSINNNEKVLAPLDLARPEHGTWIGVTTSGKIAVLVNYRDMDTESTMKQVSRGVLPLSYLEATKSDDEWRDSFSTEVQNGNATLDLKNIGGFTLLYGSLRIRPGGGMDHLNILSNKGHHGRVFEGRGGSQGVEDLDPISTKTTFGMSNSLYDDPWKKVELGEKMLEGIVADSVKNLPTQDQLVEECFQLLSHDTYNRAIMKQHDFDVKVMELRNSIFIPPLKREGVESHLVSIGDYYGTRTQTIILLDKLGNLNYYERNLHSSDVPKVDKPVITSRYSFNIYRN; via the exons ATGTGTATCACTATCGCTACTACAAGCCATCCCGATTATCCATTCATACTTCTTTCCAATAGAGATGAGTTCTTTAAAAGACCTACTAAGCCTGCCCAGTTTAGGCTGATTAATAACAACGAAAAAGTGTTGGCTCCTCTAGACCTTGCTAGGCCAGAGCATGGGACATGGATTGGAGTAACAACATCGGGAAAGATTGCAGTATTGGTAAACTACCGTGATATGGATACTGAGA GCACCATGAAACAAGTATCGAGGGGTGTGCTTCCATTGAGTTATTTGGAGGCAACCAAATCAGATGATGAGTGGAGAGATAGTTTTTCAACAGAGGTGCAAAATGGCAATGCTACTCTTGACTTGAAGAACATTGGTGGCTTTACCTTGTTGTATGGTTCGTTAAGGATCAGACCTGGAGGTGGTATGGATCATTTGAACATCTTAAGTAATAAGGGACACCATGGAAGAGTGTTTGAGGGGAGAGGAGGGCTGCAAGGGGTGGAAGATCTTGATCctatttcaacaaagacCACGTTTGGGATGTCGAATTCTCTTTACGACGATCCTTGGAAAAAAGTTGAACTTGGCGAAAAGATGCTCGAGGGTATTGTTGCCGACTCGGTTAAAAATCTCCCAACTCAAGATCAACTAGTTGAAGAGTGCTTCCAATTACTAAGTCACGATACATATAATAGAGCAATTATGAAGCAACACGATTTTGATGTCAAGGTGATGGAATTGAGAAACTCTATATTCATACCACCACTTAAGCGCGAGGGTGTAGAGAGTCATTTGGTCTCAATTGGCGATTATTATGGCACTAGGACCCAAACTATAATATTGTTGGACAAATTAGGTAACTTAAATTACTACGAACGAAATTTACATTCATCAGATGTGCCTAAGGTCGATAAACCAGTGATAACATCGAGATATTCGTTTAATATATATAGGAATTAA
- a CDS encoding Yku80 Yku70p-Yku80p Ku complex subunit (involved in nonhomologous end joining during double-strand break repair repair) yields the protein MSNKEYTTIIIDASKYMDTKSVPSQKDTDFALALKFAMNTLNKQLLKNRKSDRYAFVIYTPTDAQFLYYNEPVTLSRVKEFYEISVKTHDEAIYTQGDYSILNALADALSNQIANKFIRNIYIVTNGIGSLNETHIGFDKLRNTFESYPVITNLLMLNNEHNGAMKRYFEDLAVTFDGRFNIFDFETFTARGPPLKLISPRCMTDCTLSFVSGESQGGDIHVKVQVYPGIRAQSQVHGHEYIQDFKSKDVARVKRQNKYYIKGSADIVDEIFEPAKYTNETGDSENDKEYVKDSEYTYGFKYSQRNVVALLPELEEAATLETSPGINIMGFIDRSKLPVAYLTDEPSYVIPGAKSETENKVAFNSLVQALIELNCAAIVRYIQKEAHEVQICCALPQSINVGEKWGHGLVLHRLAMKEDEKIGKFPEFKLSGQEKLDSTMEAFVKNMKLRNDTTEPDVLKNSKVGLLESKPFTSQEDAQPSLENMLLSSCPATKRFNYYVEKILFKSLGEASLTDFVSQNQFIEKYLTNDEKHTLLDLGNIFDVKENLLYTKDHKSTNVIEADLKSAFDIKFIMQAKPSRKRRKTDSVFGSEHNDQFDEYFDIEEILAG from the coding sequence ATTTTGCCTTGGCGTTGAAATTTGCCATGAATACATTGAATaagcaattgttgaaaaatcgCAAGCTGGATCGGTACGCGTTTGTAATATACACACCAACAGATGCTCAGTTTTTATACTACAACGAACCGGTGACCCTTTCGAGAGTTAAGGAGTTCTACGAAATACTGGTCAAAACACATGATGAAGCTATATATACACAAGGAGATTACAGTATCCTCAACGCATTGGCAGATGCTCTACTGAatcaaattgcaaataAATTCATTCGGAATATTTACATTGTCACTAATGGAATTGGTTCCCTCAACGAAACTCACATAGGCTTTGATAAATTGCGAAATACATTTGAAAGCTATCCTGTTATCACGAACTTATTGATGCTAAATAATGAACATAATGGGGCAATGAAGCGTTATTTCGAGGACTTGGCTGTTACTTTCGATGGTAGGTTCAATATCTTTGATTTCGAAACATTTACGGCTAGAGGACCACCATTGAAGCTAATCAGTCCTCGTTGCATGACGGATTGCACCCTCTCGTTTGTTAGTGGAGAATCGCAAGGTGGAGATATCCACGTCAAGGTTCAAGTATATCCAGGAATCAGGGCCCAAAGTCAAGTACATGGTCACGAATATATACAGGACTTCAAATCGAAGGATGTAGCTCGTGTGAAGAGACAGAACAAGTACTACATAAAAGGTAGTGCAGACATTGTAGACGAGATTTTTGAGCCAGCAAAGTATACCAACGAAACAGGTGATTCAGAAAATGATAAAGAATACGTGAAGGACTCGGAATATACGTATGGGTTCAAATACTCACAGAGAAATGTGGTTGCATTGTTACCTGAGTTGGAGGAAGCAGCAACTTTGGAAACGTCTCCTGGGATCAATATTATGGGGTTCATTGACAGGAGTAAGTTGCCAGTAGCATATTTGACGGACGAGCCATCCTATGTTATTCCAGGTGCAAAATCTGAGACTGAAAATAAAGTAGCGTTCAATTCTCTTGTGCAAGCGTTGATTGAGTTGAACTGTGCGGCCATTGTACGTTATATTCAGAAAGAGGCTCACGAAGTTCAGATATGCTGCGCTCTACCCCAGAGCATAAACGTGGGAGAGAAATGGGGACATGGCCTTGTCCTTCATCGATTGGCTATGAAAGAGGATGAAAAGATTGGTAAATTCCCGGAATTTAAATTATCGGGGCAAGAAAAACTTGATTCCACAATGGAAGCTTTTGTTAAAAACATGAAGTTAAGAAACGATACAACTGAGCCAGATGTGTTGAAGAATTCAAAAGTTGGGCTTCTAGAGTCTAAACCATTTACTTCACAGGAGGATGCACAACCCTCGTTAGAAAATATGCTTCTATCGTCATGTCCCGCTACAAAGAGGTTCAATTattatgttgaaaaaatacTATTCAAGTCATTAGGTGAGGCTTCTTTGACTGACTTCGTTAGTCAAAACCAGTTCATTGAGAAATATCTAACAAATGACGAAAAGCATACATTGCTTGATCTTGGTAATATTTTCGACGTCAAAGAGAATTTATTATACACAAAAGATCATAAGAGCACAAATGTAATTGAAGCTGATTTGAAATCGGCATTCGACATCAAATTTATAATGCAAGCAAAACCGAGCCGAAAGAGACGGAAAACAGACTCTGTATTTGGTTCAGAACATAATGACCAATTTGACGAATATTTCGATATCGAGGAGATCTTGGCTggataa